TTCCTACCAAAAAATTAGGTAAATCTCCAACCACCAGCCACCTGTTACAGTTGAATCAGAAAGATTACCTGCTGAAGATTAAGCaatgttttagtttttaatcACTCTAATCTTTGCTTTTCCTTCCTTTAACATGGAATCTATCTATCTAATCTTCTCTTTTGGGAGTAGTGGGAttctctttttataaaaatggAGATGGCATCAAGCTTAGAAACCTATGCATGTCATCCACTCACCCACAAGAGGATTTTCTAATAATCTTAGTAATAGGATGGGCCCACAATTAAAGATATTCCTCTTACCAAATTGGGGCATCTAATTTCTTAAATTAGTGGTTTCCACAAGGAGAAAATATTGTATACGATTTGTATATCTCaccataattaaatatttgacCAGAAATGAGGATTGAATTGTGAAAGAGAGGTTGTATATAAAATATCTCCCACTAGAGAGATGTCTGTGATGGCTGATGACAAGGTGGCTTGCCCCCAGAAAACATGATACAAAGGAAAAGGACAtgttaaacaaacaaaaaagtccTAAACCACCACAATAGTTAATAATATGCAAGGGTAGGTTGCTCACAAATAGAATAAGGATATCAGATCACAACAGCTTTTATCTTGGTTTGATGTATCTTCTTGTTTCAGATACTTTGTGGCGGCACTATCAGTTGCAGGCCTCTACGCCATTCTTACTACGCTAGCATCCCTTTCAGTCATCTGGAAGCCAATCCTCTCAACAAAGTTCTTGcttcattttgtatttttggatgTGGTAAGTTCTAATCTGTTTTCTTATACGTACCAACAGCATAAACAATTCACATAATATGCTGGCACTTACATTTCAAGCTCGTTTGTAGTGTAATCCAAGCGGCTAAAATTTGTTCCTTTCATTCTTGTTATGGTAAAACAAAAGATTGACAAACTATGCATGTGCAATGCTTATGATGCAGCTAGTATTGGGTCTGGTAGCCTCGGCCACTGGCACAGCCGGGGGTGTTGCATATATCGGATACAAGGGCAATGAACATACGCAGTGGCAGAAAGTGTGCTCTACTTTTGATAAGTTCTGTCAACACGTTGTAGGCGCTCTGGCTACCTCATTGTTTGCCTCAGTTTTGCTTGTCCTTCTGGTCTGGCTCTCCACTTTCACTCTCCACCGAAAAATTCCCAAATAGAGTTTGAGCAGATGGCCATACATATATTAGAATCCTACCCACATCCCATCAGATATTTGTGCGTGTATGTGTTGTGTGTTTCATATTGAATCTTAGTGTTTGTGGATTTGTGTATATTTATAGGTTTGCTTCTTGTGTAAATGTTTTCTATTTGTACGGTATATCTATCTTGTCTCTGATGTGTCTTGTATGATATATGTAAGCCTCATGGATGAATCTTAGTGTGTGGATTTCTGTACATTTGCAGgttgttttgaattttaactGTCATCTACTTGTAGTTTTGTACGGTATTGATTTGTCTTGAATTATTTGTAAGTCAGGACTCATGTCCTGGTCATGGGTTTTCTAAGTGCAATTGAATGAGAATTAGTTGCTGTTGCAATTGCAAATCTGTTTCCTCCTGTGTTTTGGTTCATATGTTAACCTACCTCACAAAATTACAAAGGAATTGCTATGTGATTTCCATCTTCTTTAATGTGGAAAGAAAGCCAATACaaggaaaagcaaaaaaatatgAACTGCATTTGATATGGTATATCAGGAAGGAAACCCAAATGACCAAGACCAACTAAAGTTCAGTTGCAAAATGAAAAGCACATGAATGTAGACTGCCTATGTAGAAGTATATGAGCTTTACTTGAAGTTTCAGCTCATTCTTTTTCATAGCTTGCCTAGAAAGAAGATTAAGTACACCACGTCGATACGCATTTTGCACTGTAGgaacaaaataaatgaaaagtatATCTAGTACCCAACCTGACTAATTACaggttgcaacttgcaagacATTAAAATCTAACAAGTGATTACATTATGGGCTTAAATAAACAATTTGATGATATGAATTATGATGATGTAATTGAAGAATCAGTAAAGCATCTTACAGCAATGATCATAATTACTTGCTTGTCACTCATACAGAATACAGTTGGTGTCCTGATAAGAAACTGCATACCTTAAAGCAGACTATAGTACAAAACTGGTTGAACCAATTGAGGAAGTGAATGTACAAACTTGTTACCATAGCCCAACTTCTTAGAAAATTGTCTGTTCCCCTAATTCCTGTCCAGCCATCCCCTCCCTCAGCACAGTCTCAAAGAATTCTTCCAATGTGTCTTTACCATAGCCTGGTGTTTTCTCAGCATTATATTCTCCAGTCTCAGGATCCAAAACCAACATACTCTCAGCTGCATAATACCTCCCAATCTTCCCAAATTCAGCAGTATCTTCCATCGAAGGAAAGATCTTTACGAGGAAATCGAGAACCCCGATAGCGAAGTCCATTATTTCGATGGGCACTTTCAAGAACTTGGGTTCCCTCCCCACAAGTCTAAACAGCAACTCCCCCTGCTCCAATGGTGTCAAGGCCTTCCCGGGTCCGCCAATAGGCAAAACCtggttaattttgttttcactcAACGCACAATCCGAAATAAACGAAGCCAAATCCGCCTCGCTAATTGGCTTGCAAGCACACAACTTTCCATCTCCAAACATCACATAAGGCTTTCCATCTTTCACCAACTCAACCTGGCCACCCAAGCTCTTAAAGAATGCAGTTGGCCTCACAATACTATAAGTGAACGCATTGTCCTCTTCAGCTTCTCTGATCAACTCGGACTCGAATTTCAGCTTTGCACGCTGGAACTCAAGAAGGGGCTTCTGCACACA
The window above is part of the Prunus dulcis chromosome 1, ALMONDv2, whole genome shotgun sequence genome. Proteins encoded here:
- the LOC117632568 gene encoding CASP-like protein 1D1, which gives rise to MGSTDKPADLETAKEVPPPPKGAAYGSTPPPPKHDYFFAVDVALRFLVFAASLTSVLVIVISKQTVHLGPRISVAKFNHSPAFIYFVAALSVAGLYAILTTLASLSVIWKPILSTKFLLHFVFLDVLVLGLVASATGTAGGVAYIGYKGNEHTQWQKVCSTFDKFCQHVVGALATSLFASVLLVLLVWLSTFTLHRKIPK
- the LOC117632562 gene encoding divinyl chlorophyllide a 8-vinyl-reductase, chloroplastic, encoding MSLCFSSILFSLHSAKNQSFLTRFSSQFTNQAKVSSVPYGSPSSTLNLPEIFKFSKERTKPISASATPTAETASPPSFRGKNPKDINILVVGATGYIGKFVVKELVNREFNVIAVAREKSGIRGKVSKDETLNQLKGANVCFSDVTHLDTLEKSLENFGVSIDVVVSCLASRSGGVKDSWKIDYEATKNSLVAGRRRGASHFVLLSAICVQKPLLEFQRAKLKFESELIREAEEDNAFTYSIVRPTAFFKSLGGQVELVKDGKPYVMFGDGKLCACKPISEADLASFISDCALSENKINQVLPIGGPGKALTPLEQGELLFRLVGREPKFLKVPIEIMDFAIGVLDFLVKIFPSMEDTAEFGKIGRYYAAESMLVLDPETGEYNAEKTPGYGKDTLEEFFETVLREGMAGQELGEQTIF